ATCAAATTTCGTAAAATTAAATAATAAAGGGCGACACTTGCCTGTACAATTCCTGAAAAGCCTAAAATAATTTTTTTTTCACACAAATAAGCATAACTATTTTTACCCAAAGGAGTATTAAAAGTCTCAAATATTGGATTAGCTCTTTTATTTAAAACCTTTCTAATAAGATCTCTTTTTCCCTTACCTGTTGACCCAATAAAAAGAATAATATCGCTATTCAAGTTTTCTTCTAAGACCTCTTCTAAAAGAGTTACTTCGTCAGCAATTGGTCCTGAATGAATTACATTAAAACCATCAAATTGTGCTATAGGAGAAATTATCCAACTTGATAAAGGTATAACGTTAAGTTCATCACTTTTATTGACTAATTCAGTTCCAGTATTAATTATGCTTAATTTTAATCTTTTAAAAACTCTAACAAATCTAATACCTAAAAGTTCTAAAGCAAATCTATCTTTATAAGAGATTTTTCTGCCTCTTGAAAAAATTTTTTCACCTGAGGCTAGCTCACTTCCTGGATTTATCCAATTATTTTTAGTATCATCAGCTATGGGGAATACAAAATTGTCTTCAATATTTACTTCTTCTATCTTAAAAAATTTCAAATCATCATTTAATTCCATTACAGAGGAACCAGTAGCAAGAAATACACAATAACCATCATCTATAAAGAAACTCAACTCATCTTTTGGATAAATTTCCTTAATTAATTTAAATGGAGGATTACCTTTGCATAAATATCCATCATATTTACTGACAAAATATTTTGGGTAGTTTTCTTTCAAAATTATGTCCTCAAACAATATTTCTCCTACACAATCAGAAGACAAAACTTCTTGTGAACCAAGAGGTGGCAAATATTTTAAAAGTTCTTCAACTATTTCTGAATAGTTTCTTTTTTTTTCCTCACGTTCTTGCACAATTTCTATCCCATCCCATTAAAATATTAATTCCGTGTTCAAGAGGATCAATAACAAAGCTTAAACACTCCTCTACTGCTTTTGCACTACCGGGCAAATTTAAAATTATTGTTTTCTTTCTAATACCACATACTCCTCTTGTAAGCATTGCTCTATTTGTTTTCTTAAGACTAAGATTTCTCATAGCTTCAGGAATTCCAGGTATTTCTTTTTCAATAACTTTTTTAGTAGCTTCAGGGGTAATATCTCTTTCAGAAAAACCAGTTCCACCAGTTGTAAGAATTAGGTTTATTTTCTGATTAGAAAGTTCAATTAACTTTTCTATTAACAAACTCTTTTCATCTGGCAAAATTTCATAACAAGAAAGCAAAAAACCCTTCTCTTTACAAATTTCGATAATTTTTTTCCCACTAAGGTCTTCCCTTTCCCCTTTATACCCAGAATCAGATAGCGTTATCACAGCAAATGTAACTTTTTTATCCATAACTTACACCTCAAAAAAGTTTTTATTAATTTTAGGTATATTCATATGTACCAGATTTGCCACCAGATTTATACAATAATTTGACGTCTTCAATAATAGCTCCTCTCTCAACAGCTTTTATCATATCATAAATAGTTAATGCCGCTAAATTAACTGCTACCAATGCCTCCATCTCTACCCCTGTTTTAAAATTAGTCTTTACTTGAGAAAATATTAAAATCCCGTTATCTTTAATCTCAAAATCTATATTAATTTGATTAATTGGTATTGGATGCGTTAATGGAATTAGCTCCCACGTTCTCTTTGCAGCCAAAATCCCAGCAACTCTCGAAGTAGAAAATATATCGCCTTTTGGAATACTTTGATCCTTAATCATATTAAGAGTTTTTTCAGACAATCTAATAAAGGCTTGAGCTTTAGCCTCTCTTACGGTATCGATCTTTTCTCCTATATCTACCATATGAGCCTTTCCTTTATCATCTAAATGAGTAAACACTTTACCCTCCAATAGCAGACATATTTCTGTGATAAATTTCTCTTGCTTTTTGAATATATGGATGACCCTTTGGTTTAAATGACAAAGTTTCTAAAATAAATTTTTTTATTTCATCATCAGTTAAATTTGATCTAAGTCTCTCTTTCAAATTATACTCAACATCAGAAAACAAACAAAGCCTTATCATCCCATCTGATGTAATCCTTATTCTATTACA
Above is a genomic segment from Thermodesulfobium narugense DSM 14796 containing:
- a CDS encoding molybdopterin-binding protein; this translates as MQEREEKKRNYSEIVEELLKYLPPLGSQEVLSSDCVGEILFEDIILKENYPKYFVSKYDGYLCKGNPPFKLIKEIYPKDELSFFIDDGYCVFLATGSSVMELNDDLKFFKIEEVNIEDNFVFPIADDTKNNWINPGSELASGEKIFSRGRKISYKDRFALELLGIRFVRVFKRLKLSIINTGTELVNKSDELNVIPLSSWIISPIAQFDGFNVIHSGPIADEVTLLEEVLEENLNSDIILFIGSTGKGKRDLIRKVLNKRANPIFETFNTPLGKNSYAYLCEKKIILGFSGIVQASVALYYLILRNLIFKQRELQVENLVDFCDILEKPENGRSFWYKNENIENGKFILKKCNFLNSEFIGFYFDEKLYIQRTCFFNQVF
- a CDS encoding MogA/MoaB family molybdenum cofactor biosynthesis protein; translation: MDKKVTFAVITLSDSGYKGEREDLSGKKIIEICKEKGFLLSCYEILPDEKSLLIEKLIELSNQKINLILTTGGTGFSERDITPEATKKVIEKEIPGIPEAMRNLSLKKTNRAMLTRGVCGIRKKTIILNLPGSAKAVEECLSFVIDPLEHGINILMGWDRNCART
- the moaC gene encoding cyclic pyranopterin monophosphate synthase MoaC, yielding MFTHLDDKGKAHMVDIGEKIDTVREAKAQAFIRLSEKTLNMIKDQSIPKGDIFSTSRVAGILAAKRTWELIPLTHPIPINQINIDFEIKDNGILIFSQVKTNFKTGVEMEALVAVNLAALTIYDMIKAVERGAIIEDVKLLYKSGGKSGTYEYT